Proteins encoded within one genomic window of Pseudobdellovibrionaceae bacterium:
- the cdaA gene encoding diadenylate cyclase CdaA, giving the protein MFLQIKDNVLFILTHLRLQDLLDMILVWVVVYRVLILIRKTGTIQMLSGLGVLAILYIASIGLELYTFNWILEKFFSNLFVIVVILFQGEIRRALAQIGSNPFFSDVSGAQETQVVEEIVKSAFQMAERGYGALIVLERDIMIDYHIEFGTEVDSKVSSELLCSVFHPTSPMHDGAVLIRGGKIHSAGNFLPLSKNPVLDKNLGTRHRAAIGLTEETDAIVIIVSEENRNVGLVQGGHLTTMEDSNRLRKALYGVFGLKFRKTEEFA; this is encoded by the coding sequence ATGTTCCTTCAGATTAAGGACAACGTTCTTTTTATTCTCACGCACCTGCGTTTGCAGGACTTGTTGGACATGATCCTCGTTTGGGTCGTGGTCTACCGGGTGCTGATCCTGATTCGTAAAACCGGCACAATCCAGATGCTCTCCGGTCTCGGCGTCCTCGCGATTCTTTACATCGCCTCGATCGGTCTTGAGCTCTACACCTTCAACTGGATTCTCGAGAAATTCTTCTCAAATCTTTTCGTCATCGTCGTGATCCTGTTCCAAGGCGAGATCCGTCGCGCGCTCGCGCAGATCGGTTCGAATCCCTTCTTCTCGGATGTCAGCGGCGCGCAGGAAACCCAGGTCGTCGAAGAGATCGTGAAGTCCGCCTTCCAGATGGCCGAGCGGGGTTACGGCGCTTTGATCGTGCTCGAACGCGACATCATGATCGACTACCACATCGAGTTCGGAACCGAAGTCGACTCCAAAGTTTCGTCGGAGCTTTTGTGTTCGGTCTTTCACCCGACGAGCCCCATGCATGACGGCGCGGTCTTGATCCGCGGGGGGAAGATTCATTCGGCGGGGAACTTCTTGCCGCTCAGTAAAAATCCCGTCCTCGATAAGAACTTGGGGACGCGTCACCGCGCGGCCATAGGGCTCACGGAAGAAACCGACGCGATCGTCATCATCGTCAGCGAAGAGAATCGCAACGTGGGCTTGGTTCAAGGGGGCCACCTGACGACGATGGAAGATTCCAATCGTCTACGTAAAGCGCTCTACGGCGTCTTCGGCTTGAAGTTCCGTAAGACCGAGGAGTTCGCGTGA
- the ftsH gene encoding ATP-dependent zinc metalloprotease FtsH yields the protein MKATQKTMVLWLLLVVVAVFLFQAIEGREDKLITDFNYSKFAESVKRQEIASVTFREDTGEILGEVKPDFEKAYGGKHFRIIGNTGDEGYRLVRDAGLTPNYERGKSSDFMQSFLVNWLPLLLVAGIFFYLLRQIQVGGGKAMSFGKSRARLLTENKNKVMFKDVAGVEEAKEELAEVVSFLKDPKKFTKLGGRIPKGVLLVGPPGTGKTLLARSVAGEAGVPFFTISGSDFVEMFVGVGASRVRDLFEQGKKNAPCIIFIDEIDAVGRHRGAGMGGGHDEREQTLNQMLVEMDGFESNDGVILIAATNRPDVLDPALLRPGRFDRRVVVNKPDLAGRQQILEVHTRKTPLSPSVQLDKIARGTPGFSGADLENLVNEAALCAARADKKYLEMSDFEHAKDKVMMGSERRSMVISDEDKRVTAYHEAGHTLVGKKLVGLDPIHKVTIIPRGMALGITQTLPEKDSLNLSKSKAINMIAFLFGGRAAEELVFKDITTGAGNDIERATDIARKMVCEWGMSEKLGPLSYEKGEGPVFLGMGSGQKSRDYSEAKAQEIDEEVFGLVNGGYKTALKILSDNREALEALTQALLEFETIDGHEVEMLVNGAGVSEVRKVRGNKGHDGGLGAAAASENKAAKNTGDDPVGEPGPARS from the coding sequence ATGAAGGCAACTCAAAAAACGATGGTCCTCTGGCTTCTGCTCGTCGTCGTCGCCGTTTTTCTTTTCCAGGCGATCGAGGGCCGCGAAGATAAACTCATTACGGATTTCAATTACTCGAAGTTCGCCGAATCGGTGAAACGCCAAGAGATCGCGTCCGTCACCTTCCGTGAAGACACGGGCGAAATTTTGGGCGAAGTGAAGCCCGATTTCGAGAAAGCCTACGGCGGAAAACATTTCCGCATTATCGGCAACACCGGTGACGAAGGCTACCGTTTGGTCCGCGATGCGGGGCTGACCCCGAATTATGAGCGCGGCAAGTCCTCGGACTTCATGCAAAGTTTCCTCGTGAACTGGCTGCCGCTTCTTCTGGTCGCCGGGATCTTTTTCTATCTGCTGCGCCAAATTCAAGTGGGCGGCGGTAAGGCGATGTCTTTCGGGAAATCACGCGCGCGTCTTTTGACCGAGAACAAAAACAAAGTGATGTTCAAAGATGTCGCCGGCGTCGAAGAAGCGAAAGAAGAGCTCGCAGAGGTCGTCAGCTTTTTGAAAGATCCGAAGAAATTCACCAAACTCGGCGGGCGCATTCCCAAAGGCGTTCTGCTCGTGGGACCTCCCGGAACCGGTAAGACCTTGCTCGCGCGTTCCGTCGCGGGTGAAGCGGGCGTCCCCTTCTTCACGATTTCGGGTTCGGACTTCGTCGAGATGTTCGTCGGTGTCGGTGCGAGCCGCGTGCGCGACCTGTTTGAACAGGGGAAGAAAAACGCTCCCTGCATCATCTTCATCGATGAGATCGACGCCGTGGGACGTCACCGTGGCGCCGGCATGGGCGGTGGTCACGATGAGCGGGAGCAGACGCTCAACCAAATGCTCGTTGAGATGGACGGTTTTGAGTCCAATGATGGCGTGATCCTGATCGCGGCGACGAACCGTCCTGACGTTCTCGATCCGGCGCTGCTGCGTCCCGGTCGTTTCGATCGTCGCGTGGTCGTCAACAAACCCGATCTGGCCGGTCGTCAGCAGATCCTCGAAGTCCACACCCGCAAGACGCCGCTGTCGCCCTCGGTGCAGCTGGATAAAATCGCTCGCGGGACTCCCGGATTCTCGGGCGCGGATCTCGAGAACTTGGTCAACGAAGCGGCGCTCTGCGCGGCGCGGGCCGATAAGAAATATTTGGAAATGTCGGATTTTGAACACGCGAAAGACAAAGTCATGATGGGCTCGGAGCGCCGCTCGATGGTCATCAGTGACGAAGATAAACGTGTGACCGCGTACCACGAAGCGGGGCATACGCTCGTCGGCAAAAAGCTCGTGGGTCTGGACCCCATTCACAAAGTCACGATCATCCCCCGCGGCATGGCGCTCGGGATCACGCAGACTTTGCCCGAAAAGGACTCGCTCAATTTGTCGAAGTCGAAAGCGATCAATATGATCGCCTTCCTGTTCGGCGGTCGCGCCGCGGAAGAGCTCGTCTTCAAAGACATCACCACCGGTGCGGGCAATGATATTGAACGTGCGACCGATATCGCCCGCAAGATGGTCTGCGAGTGGGGGATGAGCGAAAAGCTGGGACCCTTGTCCTATGAAAAAGGCGAAGGTCCGGTTTTCCTGGGCATGGGGAGCGGTCAGAAAAGTCGCGACTACTCCGAAGCGAAGGCACAAGAGATCGACGAAGAGGTCTTTGGTCTGGTGAACGGCGGATACAAAACGGCGCTGAAGATCCTCTCCGATAACCGTGAAGCGCTCGAGGCGCTGACCCAGGCTCTTCTGGAGTTCGAGACCATCGACGGTCACGAGGTCGAGATGTTGGTCAACGGAGCGGGGGTTTCGGAAGTTCGTAAAGTCCGCGGTAACAAAGGTCACGACGGAGGCCTGGGTGCCGCCGCCGCGAGCGAGAACAAGGCCGCGAAGAACACGGGAGACGACCCCGTCGGCGAACCCGGACCGGCTCGCAGCTAG
- the tilS gene encoding tRNA lysidine(34) synthetase TilS, whose protein sequence is MSAKKPWSALVHRVHRALKAQGAGPRRVGVAVSGGRDSMLLLEVLSDLREALGLELHVLHAHHGPTDEPAQAEFREAARALVEQKARALGLPFSLRISKTPLTSEEEFRDFRREFFREVSAQEGLAVVFLGHHAQDLLETRLLRLIRGTGRQGWDAMSESDHPFLPCSREELAEEANARALDFVEDPSNGDSRYLRNWLRQEWLPQLEAKSPGALRSFARSMENWVEVERSRDEQFPPEGLFSTAQSLHRAFYLRLSASEQRRAWAYLIHSLKGADYSRGQIEEIQKRLDNSQNEYTFNVAGLAFAVKSQEIRVSLEGK, encoded by the coding sequence ATGTCCGCGAAGAAGCCCTGGTCCGCCCTCGTTCACCGCGTCCACCGCGCCCTCAAAGCGCAAGGGGCGGGACCGCGCCGTGTGGGGGTGGCCGTCAGCGGGGGGCGGGACTCGATGCTGCTGCTCGAGGTCTTGTCTGATCTGCGCGAAGCCTTGGGCCTGGAACTGCATGTCCTGCATGCGCACCACGGCCCCACGGACGAACCGGCGCAGGCGGAATTTCGCGAGGCTGCGCGCGCGTTGGTCGAACAAAAAGCGCGCGCCCTGGGTTTGCCGTTTTCCCTTCGAATTTCAAAAACGCCACTCACCAGCGAAGAAGAGTTCCGCGATTTCCGGCGTGAATTTTTCCGTGAAGTCTCCGCTCAAGAAGGGCTCGCCGTGGTTTTTTTGGGACATCACGCCCAGGATCTGCTTGAAACCAGACTGCTTCGCTTGATTCGCGGAACGGGTCGTCAAGGATGGGATGCCATGAGCGAAAGTGACCATCCTTTTCTGCCCTGTTCTCGAGAGGAGCTCGCCGAGGAAGCCAATGCGCGGGCTCTTGATTTCGTTGAAGATCCGTCCAATGGGGACTCTCGTTATTTGCGCAATTGGTTGCGTCAAGAGTGGCTGCCTCAGCTCGAGGCGAAGTCCCCGGGCGCACTGCGCAGTTTTGCGCGCTCAATGGAGAATTGGGTCGAGGTCGAGCGCTCGCGAGATGAGCAGTTCCCGCCCGAGGGCCTGTTCTCGACAGCGCAAAGTCTGCATCGTGCGTTCTACCTTCGCCTGAGTGCGTCTGAGCAGAGACGGGCTTGGGCCTACCTGATTCATTCCCTCAAAGGCGCTGATTATTCACGCGGCCAGATCGAAGAAATTCAAAAGCGCCTCGACAATTCCCAAAACGAGTACACATTCAATGTGGCGGGTCTGGCGTTCGCCGTGAAATCTCAAGAGATCCGCGTTTCTCTCGAGGGAAAATAG
- a CDS encoding SlyX family protein: MEDKVLELSRLIVELESKVAHQEQLLESLNQSVTQQQDEIGSLTAKFDAIIKRLRDLGTVDAFVRPGHEKPPHY, translated from the coding sequence ATGGAAGATAAAGTCCTTGAGCTCAGCCGACTGATCGTCGAACTCGAATCCAAAGTCGCGCATCAAGAGCAACTCTTAGAATCTCTTAATCAGAGCGTGACGCAACAGCAGGATGAAATTGGCAGTCTGACTGCCAAATTCGATGCGATCATCAAGCGACTTCGCGATTTGGGCACGGTGGACGCGTTCGTTCGCCCCGGCCACGAGAAACCCCCGCATTATTGA
- a CDS encoding nitric-oxide reductase large subunit, with amino-acid sequence MSFRRLWVGFALVVGLSFAVLLFYGYEIYRQAPPIPDRIVTTQGEVIFTGDDIRNGQNVWQSIGGQQVGSIWGHGAYVAPDWSADWLHREALHILEQWARAEHQTSYADLPPEAKAVLEMRLKKEMRTNTYVAEGAILTVSPTRAAAIAGNGDHYRGLFMDDPALADLREAYAIPAHTIRDAERMRWMNAFFFWASWAAITERPGEKVTYTNNWPPDQLIGNVPSGSLHLWTGFSVIILLFGVGLLAFYYATNREEPPESSSLPEKDPLLGLSPTPSMRATVKYFWVVTALMVVQVLLGAVTAHYGVEGTAFYGIPLAEIFPYSVTRTWHVQLGIFWIATSWLATGLFIAPAVSGHEPRFQRAGVNFLFLALLVIVVGSMVGQWMAVQQRLGFEVNFWFGHQGYEYVDLGRFWQIFLFVGLFLWLTLMVRAILPAFKKVKEQRHLLALFLISCGAIALFYGAGLMWGQHTNLAIAEYWRWWVVHLWVEGFFEVFATVVIAFLFVRMGLIHPKIATGTVLFSTVIFLFGGILGTFHHLYFTGTPTAVIAIGASFSALECVPLILIGFEAYHNLKLGKATPWLRAYKWPIYCFVAVAFWNFLGAGIFGFLINPPIALYYMQGLNTTPLHGHTALFGVYGVLGIGLMLFVLKGLAARNQWKDGVISFAFWSINIGLLLMALLSLLPLGLFQTVASVEHGLWYARSAEFMQQPLFDTIRWLRVIGDTIFAIGTLALGWFVIGLKTGHSLKTEVDLSHEDYPSPRGH; translated from the coding sequence ATGAGTTTTCGTAGGCTATGGGTCGGCTTTGCTCTAGTGGTCGGCCTTTCGTTCGCCGTCCTTCTTTTTTATGGGTATGAGATCTACCGCCAAGCCCCACCCATCCCTGATCGGATCGTCACCACCCAAGGTGAAGTGATCTTCACCGGCGACGACATCCGCAATGGCCAGAACGTTTGGCAGTCCATCGGGGGCCAACAGGTCGGCTCGATCTGGGGACACGGCGCTTACGTCGCGCCGGACTGGAGCGCCGACTGGCTTCATCGCGAAGCCCTGCACATCTTAGAGCAGTGGGCGCGCGCGGAACACCAAACAAGTTACGCGGACCTCCCCCCTGAAGCGAAAGCTGTTTTGGAAATGCGTCTCAAAAAAGAGATGCGGACCAATACTTACGTGGCCGAGGGCGCGATCCTCACGGTTTCACCGACGCGAGCGGCGGCGATCGCCGGTAATGGCGATCACTACCGCGGTCTGTTCATGGATGACCCCGCGCTCGCGGACTTGCGGGAAGCTTACGCGATCCCCGCGCACACGATTCGCGATGCCGAACGGATGCGTTGGATGAACGCGTTTTTCTTCTGGGCCTCTTGGGCCGCGATCACCGAACGTCCCGGCGAAAAAGTCACCTACACGAACAATTGGCCGCCGGATCAATTGATCGGCAACGTGCCGAGCGGTTCGCTGCATTTGTGGACGGGATTTAGCGTCATCATCCTGCTTTTTGGCGTTGGTCTTTTGGCTTTCTACTACGCCACGAACCGCGAAGAGCCGCCCGAATCCTCAAGCCTTCCCGAAAAAGATCCGCTGTTGGGGCTCTCGCCGACGCCGTCGATGCGGGCGACGGTTAAATACTTCTGGGTCGTCACGGCGCTCATGGTCGTGCAGGTTCTGCTGGGTGCGGTCACGGCCCACTACGGCGTGGAGGGCACCGCTTTCTACGGGATTCCGCTCGCCGAGATTTTCCCTTACTCGGTCACCCGTACTTGGCACGTCCAACTCGGCATCTTCTGGATCGCGACCTCATGGCTCGCGACGGGACTTTTCATCGCCCCCGCGGTTTCAGGCCACGAGCCGCGCTTTCAACGCGCGGGCGTGAACTTTTTGTTCCTCGCACTTTTGGTCATCGTCGTGGGCTCGATGGTGGGTCAGTGGATGGCCGTGCAGCAACGCCTGGGCTTTGAGGTGAACTTCTGGTTCGGACATCAAGGCTACGAGTACGTGGATCTGGGCCGCTTCTGGCAGATCTTCCTTTTCGTGGGACTCTTCCTGTGGCTGACGCTGATGGTCCGCGCGATCCTTCCCGCCTTTAAAAAGGTGAAAGAGCAGCGTCATCTGCTGGCGCTCTTCTTGATTTCCTGTGGTGCGATCGCCCTGTTTTACGGCGCGGGCCTCATGTGGGGACAGCACACGAATCTCGCCATCGCGGAGTACTGGCGCTGGTGGGTTGTCCACCTTTGGGTCGAGGGCTTCTTCGAAGTCTTCGCGACGGTCGTCATCGCGTTTCTTTTTGTGCGTATGGGCCTGATCCATCCGAAGATCGCGACCGGAACCGTGCTGTTTTCGACGGTGATCTTTTTGTTCGGCGGAATTCTTGGCACGTTCCACCACCTCTACTTCACGGGGACTCCCACCGCGGTGATCGCGATCGGCGCTTCGTTCAGCGCGCTGGAATGCGTGCCGCTGATTTTGATCGGGTTCGAGGCCTACCACAACCTGAAGCTCGGCAAGGCGACGCCGTGGTTACGGGCGTACAAATGGCCGATTTACTGTTTCGTGGCGGTCGCGTTCTGGAACTTTTTGGGCGCCGGGATCTTCGGCTTCCTGATCAACCCGCCCATCGCGCTTTACTACATGCAAGGTCTGAACACGACACCGCTGCACGGCCACACCGCGCTCTTCGGCGTCTACGGTGTTTTGGGAATCGGCTTGATGCTTTTCGTGCTCAAGGGACTCGCCGCGCGCAATCAGTGGAAAGACGGCGTCATCTCTTTCGCGTTCTGGAGCATCAACATCGGACTGCTGCTGATGGCGCTTTTAAGCTTACTGCCGTTGGGACTTTTCCAAACGGTGGCGAGCGTGGAGCATGGCCTGTGGTACGCGCGTTCCGCGGAGTTCATGCAACAACCGCTTTTCGACACGATTCGCTGGCTACGTGTGATCGGCGATACCATCTTCGCGATCGGGACGCTCGCGCTCGGCTGGTTCGTGATCGGTCTTAAAACCGGGCACTCGCTGAAAACCGAAGTCGATCTTTCCCACGAAGACTACCCGTCCCCGCGCGGTCACTGA
- a CDS encoding Rrf2 family transcriptional regulator, with protein MRLTDHTDYSLRVLMYLNQRAKQTTLNEISAALGISKNNLIQISRRLAHAGFIETSRGRRGGLSLPPSTGALTLKEIILKTEESFEMADCFTEGHKDCSFLRGCLLRRRLNDALKAFLESLGATTLNEVTPGRRFLEISRPAGQ; from the coding sequence ATGCGGCTGACCGACCATACCGACTATTCGCTGCGTGTTTTGATGTACCTGAACCAACGCGCGAAGCAGACCACGCTGAATGAAATTTCGGCGGCGCTCGGAATATCTAAAAACAATTTGATCCAGATTTCGCGGCGGCTGGCGCACGCGGGTTTCATCGAAACCAGTCGCGGTCGTCGTGGGGGGCTTTCGCTGCCGCCGTCGACCGGTGCACTGACGCTCAAAGAGATTATCTTAAAGACCGAAGAGTCTTTCGAGATGGCCGACTGTTTTACGGAGGGTCATAAGGACTGCAGTTTCTTGCGGGGATGCTTGCTCAGACGACGTCTGAACGATGCGTTGAAAGCCTTTTTGGAAAGCCTGGGCGCGACCACGCTGAACGAGGTCACGCCCGGCCGAAGATTCCTGGAGATCAGCCGTCCCGCGGGTCAGTGA
- a CDS encoding NnrS family protein: MAPYQIFFPIGLLGALWAVGVWFVPTAVLGSPAMFIHGKLIAGVFLWSYIVGFLMTAVPRMTGTPAARIWEYVVGLSITAVLFVTAWMLDPVPFYSAVIAQVLFLAVFAGRRLWLAVKVPPVFFSHVGLAFGLALGGAFAHAKGESYLGLHLYHVGTVLLLVLGIGTRFFAFLSGLPSDFETNAPSWARRGFHALGALTALLLICAGWGFASAYLGLAVVGLVYLFGIWRIQRPATRPSALKWAMRVVAAVIPLTFFLAWSWPELALAWLHLLFIAGFALITLAVSTRVTLAHGSYPTEIETRAPALWGMFVLLAFSALMRVGYGLVDPPFKTMFLHGGGVLWFLALGSWSVSFLPKIFIPGPQQKPSC, translated from the coding sequence ATGGCTCCCTATCAGATCTTCTTTCCCATCGGTCTTTTGGGAGCGCTTTGGGCGGTGGGCGTGTGGTTCGTGCCGACGGCGGTTCTGGGCTCGCCCGCGATGTTCATCCACGGAAAGCTGATCGCCGGCGTCTTTTTGTGGAGTTACATCGTCGGTTTTTTGATGACGGCGGTCCCCCGGATGACGGGGACCCCGGCCGCGCGGATTTGGGAATATGTCGTGGGCCTTTCAATTACGGCGGTCCTTTTCGTCACGGCGTGGATGCTGGATCCGGTTCCTTTTTATAGCGCCGTGATCGCGCAGGTTTTGTTTCTGGCGGTCTTTGCGGGGCGCCGACTGTGGCTTGCGGTGAAGGTGCCGCCGGTCTTTTTCTCGCACGTGGGGCTGGCGTTCGGACTCGCCTTGGGGGGCGCATTCGCCCACGCCAAGGGCGAAAGCTATTTGGGGCTTCACCTTTATCATGTGGGGACGGTCCTTCTGCTGGTGTTGGGCATCGGGACGCGATTCTTCGCTTTTCTCTCGGGATTGCCTTCGGACTTCGAGACGAACGCTCCCTCGTGGGCGCGTCGTGGCTTTCATGCGCTTGGAGCGTTGACCGCGCTGCTGTTGATTTGTGCGGGCTGGGGCTTTGCGAGCGCCTATTTGGGACTAGCGGTTGTGGGGCTGGTTTACCTTTTCGGTATCTGGCGCATCCAACGTCCCGCCACGCGCCCGTCGGCGCTGAAGTGGGCGATGCGGGTCGTGGCGGCGGTCATCCCGCTGACGTTTTTTCTCGCGTGGTCCTGGCCGGAGTTGGCGCTCGCATGGCTGCATCTGCTTTTCATTGCGGGCTTTGCTTTGATCACTTTGGCCGTATCGACCCGCGTGACCCTTGCGCACGGGTCCTATCCGACCGAGATCGAAACGCGCGCGCCGGCCCTTTGGGGGATGTTTGTGCTTCTGGCTTTCAGCGCGCTGATGCGGGTAGGGTACGGCCTTGTGGATCCGCCCTTCAAAACGATGTTTCTGCACGGCGGGGGAGTGTTGTGGTTCCTCGCGCTCGGTTCGTGGAGCGTTTCGTTTTTGCCGAAAATTTTTATTCCCGGACCTCAACAAAAACCCTCTTGTTAA
- a CDS encoding group III truncated hemoglobin: MNPPLPETFVTVNGQQFTHADIFNVVDLFYSRVQEDAELSVPFRSVHDWPEHVSRLTHFWWIRFGGEPYQWTHYNPVPKHFHAGFNAELLARWLKLFERTLTETLPEAPAQLWSEIARRMGHALSLKNEIYGRAQGESV, translated from the coding sequence ATGAACCCTCCGCTTCCCGAAACCTTCGTGACCGTGAACGGTCAGCAATTCACCCACGCCGACATCTTCAACGTCGTGGATCTCTTCTACTCGCGAGTCCAAGAGGATGCGGAACTGAGCGTTCCTTTCCGCTCCGTGCACGACTGGCCCGAGCATGTCTCGCGGCTGACCCATTTCTGGTGGATTCGTTTTGGCGGCGAGCCCTATCAGTGGACTCACTACAACCCGGTCCCCAAACACTTCCATGCGGGCTTCAACGCGGAACTGCTGGCCCGCTGGCTGAAGCTCTTCGAACGGACTCTGACTGAAACCCTTCCCGAAGCTCCGGCCCAGCTCTGGAGCGAGATCGCCCGCCGGATGGGGCACGCCCTTTCACTTAAAAACGAAATCTACGGTCGGGCGCAGGGCGAATCCGTCTAA
- a CDS encoding CrcB family protein: MNFFVVGLGGCLGALARYSSALLVARFWGQAFPLATLLINFVACLLAGVLMGVAEVRAVSPTLVLFLGMGFLGSYSTFSTLAVESFSLLQMRELGLLALNLGLSLLLGILAVTLGRAAVVGF; encoded by the coding sequence ATGAACTTCTTTGTTGTCGGTCTCGGTGGATGTTTGGGGGCTTTGGCGCGGTACTCGAGTGCGCTTCTCGTGGCGCGGTTTTGGGGGCAGGCGTTTCCGCTCGCGACCTTATTGATTAACTTCGTCGCTTGTTTGCTGGCCGGAGTTTTGATGGGGGTGGCCGAGGTGCGGGCCGTTTCGCCGACGCTGGTTCTTTTTCTTGGGATGGGGTTTCTGGGGTCTTATTCGACCTTTTCGACTTTGGCGGTGGAGTCCTTTTCGCTTTTGCAGATGCGGGAGCTGGGACTTCTCGCTTTGAATTTGGGGCTCAGCTTGCTGCTTGGGATTTTGGCCGTGACGCTCGGACGGGCGGCGGTCGTCGGGTTTTGA
- the pgsA gene encoding CDP-diacylglycerol--glycerol-3-phosphate 3-phosphatidyltransferase, which translates to MKPWQKNLPHLLTMSRMAFAIPIALIMNHPELWVRVVAAALFALASFTDYLDGYYARKWNLISDWGKIMDPIADKILVTTILVMFIPVGKIETWIVIILVARDLLIGGIRSVAAAEQMIIAANPGGKWKTALQMGAIPAVMVGDQFLGIPFQTVGGWMLWLSTLLSLYSGAQYAWAYERARGRFGKSANR; encoded by the coding sequence ATGAAGCCTTGGCAAAAGAATCTGCCTCACTTGCTGACCATGTCGCGGATGGCGTTCGCGATCCCGATCGCCCTCATCATGAATCATCCCGAGCTGTGGGTGCGGGTCGTGGCGGCGGCGCTTTTCGCGCTGGCGTCCTTCACGGACTATCTCGACGGTTACTACGCGCGAAAATGGAATCTGATCTCGGACTGGGGGAAAATCATGGACCCCATCGCCGACAAAATACTGGTGACCACGATCCTTGTGATGTTCATTCCCGTCGGGAAAATTGAAACGTGGATCGTGATCATTCTGGTCGCGCGCGATCTTCTGATCGGTGGAATTCGCTCGGTGGCCGCGGCCGAACAGATGATCATCGCGGCCAATCCCGGCGGCAAATGGAAGACCGCTCTACAGATGGGCGCGATCCCGGCGGTGATGGTCGGAGATCAGTTTTTGGGCATTCCGTTTCAGACGGTGGGCGGCTGGATGCTGTGGCTTTCGACGCTACTTAGTTTGTACTCGGGGGCGCAATACGCTTGGGCGTACGAGCGGGCCAGAGGTCGTTTCGGTAAGTCTGCCAATCGCTAG
- a CDS encoding acyl-CoA thioesterase: MFKYRREIHFYETDLMKIVHHANYLRFAEETRVAWAFHEKVLARTRPEEAASLAVLSTAVSHISPLRFGDTFEVEMQAKRDGIRIVFEYKIWNLGDASLPPKLSAEVRSTHVAINAQGRPEKPTPNLKAVMEKETWTATWLSNL, translated from the coding sequence ATGTTCAAGTATCGCCGTGAGATCCATTTTTACGAGACCGACCTGATGAAGATCGTCCATCACGCGAACTATCTGCGTTTCGCCGAAGAGACGCGGGTCGCGTGGGCGTTTCATGAAAAAGTTCTCGCTCGCACGCGCCCTGAAGAGGCCGCGAGCCTCGCCGTCCTTTCGACCGCGGTGAGCCACATTTCCCCTCTGCGATTCGGCGATACGTTCGAGGTGGAGATGCAGGCGAAACGGGACGGAATCCGCATTGTCTTTGAGTACAAAATATGGAATTTAGGGGATGCTTCTTTACCCCCGAAACTGTCCGCCGAGGTCCGCAGCACGCACGTGGCGATCAACGCCCAGGGCCGCCCGGAAAAACCCACGCCGAATTTGAAGGCCGTGATGGAGAAAGAAACATGGACCGCAACCTGGCTCTCGAATTTGTAA
- the glpX gene encoding class II fructose-bisphosphatase yields the protein MDRNLALEFVRITEAAALASARWMGRGNEKAADQAAVDAMRRAFDSVRIDGTVVIGEGERDEAPMLYIGEKVGRKGEDAPKIDIALDPLEGTTICATGGVGSISVIAVAESGKFLHAPDTYMDKIACGPGAKGQIDIDKTPTENIKAVAKALGKNLEDMTVVILDRPRHADLIAEVRKTGARIQLIGDGDVSAAIASAWPNSGIDLLIGIGGAPEGVISAAAMQCLGGDFQGRLKFRNDDEKQRALKMGMKNPDAKLKLEDLATGSVMFSATGVTDGPFLDGVKFLANGRATTHSVVMRSLTGTIRTVETHHDLTRKPENLRG from the coding sequence ATGGACCGCAACCTGGCTCTCGAATTTGTAAGGATCACTGAAGCCGCCGCCCTGGCCTCTGCGCGCTGGATGGGCCGCGGGAACGAGAAGGCCGCCGACCAAGCCGCGGTCGATGCCATGCGCCGGGCGTTTGATTCGGTCCGTATCGACGGCACGGTCGTCATCGGTGAAGGTGAACGCGACGAAGCGCCCATGCTTTACATCGGCGAAAAGGTCGGCCGCAAAGGCGAAGACGCCCCCAAAATCGACATCGCGCTCGACCCCCTCGAAGGCACGACCATCTGCGCGACCGGCGGCGTGGGCTCGATCTCGGTCATCGCGGTCGCGGAGAGCGGCAAATTCCTGCACGCCCCCGACACCTACATGGACAAAATCGCGTGCGGACCGGGCGCCAAAGGTCAGATCGACATCGACAAGACCCCGACCGAAAATATCAAAGCCGTCGCGAAAGCGCTCGGCAAAAATCTGGAAGACATGACGGTCGTGATTTTGGATCGTCCGCGCCACGCGGATCTGATCGCGGAAGTCCGCAAAACCGGCGCGCGTATCCAGCTGATCGGCGACGGCGACGTCTCGGCCGCCATCGCGAGCGCGTGGCCGAACAGCGGGATCGATCTTCTGATCGGCATCGGCGGCGCGCCCGAGGGCGTGATCTCGGCCGCGGCGATGCAATGTTTGGGCGGCGATTTCCAAGGCCGTCTTAAGTTCCGCAACGACGACGAAAAACAGCGCGCTTTGAAAATGGGAATGAAAAATCCCGACGCCAAACTGAAACTCGAGGACCTGGCGACGGGTTCGGTGATGTTCTCGGCGACGGGCGTGACCGATGGTCCCTTCCTGGACGGCGTGAAATTCCTGGCGAATGGCCGCGCGACCACCCACTCGGTCGTCATGCGCTCGCTCACCGGCACGATCCGTACGGTCGAAACCCATCACGACCTGACCCGCAAACCTGAAAACCTCCGGGGCTAA